One segment of Rosa chinensis cultivar Old Blush chromosome 6, RchiOBHm-V2, whole genome shotgun sequence DNA contains the following:
- the LOC112172254 gene encoding disease resistance protein RUN1 isoform X4: MSILCCRYESKLIRDIVGVIWTKLQPTSFSFGENLVGIYSRLQQVNFHLGVGVEDVRFIGIWGMAGIGKTTMVRVVYERIAREFEFSFLLTEVRNSVEKSGLLNLQKQLLSGIWTKRADISDLHEGATIIRRLLGHRKVLLILDDVNHSSHLKYLAGNREWFGSGSRVLITTRNERVLIEHGVERRLKVEELNDDDSLQLFSWKAFKRGYPEEYFLGLSESVINYAKGLPLALEVLGSFLHGRDLSEWNSALRKLGRVCNLEVFDILKISYNDLDSEEKKIFLDIACFFNGQDKDRVTEVLNSCDFSAIIGIKILMERSLLTVSHGRLRMHDLLREMGREIVRRESLNKPGRCSRLWLLEDVKHVLTNNTGTEAIESIYMDSTESEVQVDVNRKSFSMMKKLRFLKINNGNLPKGLEYLPNSLLIVDWTRYPLKSLPSHFNPQKLLELSLCHSCIKHFRIGTEPLYNLKTINLSHSLNLVSTSNFKGMPYLEILCLEGCIRLYEVGPGIEVLERLTVLNLKGCKNLVHFASSVSDLKSLKVLNLSGCSKVNKLPNDTGHLESLEELYLNDTGIKELPTSTGMLERLSLLKMEDCKHLVCLPSCVGGLKSLKDLNLSGCLKLDNLPDELGHIACLEKLDVSGSGIRKVPSFIRLLKNLKELSFARCKAQSPKSWNMMFNPFQLLRKKSHIPTGLSLTCLSGLHSLTYLDLSDCNLSEEAIPSDFGCLASLRILHLSKNQFVGLPKSISQLSRLEYLRLDSCCKLQTLPELPTRLWVNLSNCISLDKSSNQVEKMISTHFFKMVENESYKSTALSLLTRYLKFQHWRFSVQSNRNLFCFVAPGNEIPEWYYHQSVGSLITVELHPGWFNNKWKGFAWCVIFRLSKPFSPWVEFKLQCSLTANGEYLGGSFVNFEGKWAQPVLDHIWFFYVHRDDGIGYFFKHEWQDIYYQLEFSFKLTMKEFGKKVAIPQMNKCGVRMAYEEDVEEFWQTLLKQGNIKRGLQHSEDDDAASSSPSQAHPKRFKQLHHDGAGPCGTPYINDQKHG; the protein is encoded by the exons ATG TCTATTTTGTGTTGTAGGTATGAATCAAAGCTGATTAGAGATATTGTTGGAGTTATATGGACAAAATTGCAACCTACATCATTCAGTTTTGGAGAAAATCTAGTTGGGATTTACTCAAGATTGCAGCAAGTCAATTTTCATTTAGGTGTAGGGGTGGAAGACGTCCGCTTCATTGGGATATGGGGAATGGCCGGGATTGGTAAGACAACTATGGTAAGAGTGGTGTATGAGAGAATTGCTCGTGAGTTTGAATTTAGTTTCCTTCTTACCGAAGTTAGAAACTCCGTTGAAAAAAGTGGTCTACTTAATTTACAAAAGCAACTTCTCTCTGGGATTTGGACAAAAAGGGCCGACATATCAGACCTTCATGAAGGAGCCACCATTATAAGGAGGTTGTTAGGTCACAGAAAAGTTCTTCtcattcttgatgatgtgaaccATTCAAGTCATTTAAAATATTTGGCAGGAAACCGAGAGTGGTTTGGTTCAGGGAGTAGAGTTCTTATCACAACAAGAAATGAGCGTGTATTGATTGAACATGGTGTGGAGAGAAGATTGAAGGTCGAAGAATTAAATGATGATGATTCTCTTCAGCTTTTTAGCTGGAAAGCATTCAAAAGAGGTTACCCCGAAGAATATTTTCTTGGTTTGTCAGAATCTGTTATAAATTATGCCAAAGGTCTTCCTTTAGCTCTTGAGGTACTGGGTTCTTTTTTGCATGGAAGAGATTTAAGTGAATGGAACAGTGCACTGAGAAAATTGGGAAGAGTTTGTAACTTGGAAGTTTTTGACATACTTAAAATAAGTTACAATGATCTAGATTccgaagagaagaaaatattcctagatattgcatgtttctttaatGGACAAGACAAAGATCGAGTAACAGAAGTATTAAACAGTTGCGatttttctgcaattattggaaTAAAAATCCTGATGGAAAGATCTCTCCTGACTGTTTCGCATGGAAGGCTAAGGATGCACGATTTGCTCCGAGAAATGGGACGGGAAATTGTCCGTCGGGAATCTCTTAACAAGCCAGGCAGGTGCAGTAGGTTGTGGCTTCTTGAAGATGTCAAACATGTCTTGACTAATAATACT GGAACTGAAGCAATAGAAAGCATATATATGGACTCAACCGAGTCAGAAGTACAGGTGGACGTGAAtcgaaaatcattttcaatgatgaaaaaattgagaTTCCTGAAGATTAATAATGGGAATCTACCTAAGGGGCTTGAATATCTTCCCAATAGTTTACTGATTGTTGATTGGACGAGGTATCCGTTAAAATCTCTACCATCACATTTCAACCCTCAGAAGCTGCTCGAACTTAGCCTGTGTCACAGTTGTATTAAACATTTCCGGATAGGAACTGAG CCTTTATACAATTTGAAAACCATTAATTTGAGTCACTCTCTGAATCTTGTCAGCACCTCAAACTTTAAAGGTATGCCATATCTTGAGATTTTGTGTCTTGAAGGTTGTATAAGATTGTATGAGGTTGGCCCTGGAATTGAAGTGCTTGAAAGACTTACTGTGCTGAACTTGAAAGGTTGTAAGAATCTTGTGCATTTTGCAAGCAGTGTAAGTGACTTAAAATCTCTCAAAGTTTTGAATCTTTCTGGTTGCTCAAAGGTTAACAAACTACCAAATGACACGGGTCATTTGGAGAGTTTGGAGGAGCTTTATCTGAATGATACTGGCATAAAAGAACTACCTACATCTACTGGAATGCTTGAAAGACTTTCACTGCTAAAGATGGAAGATTGCAAACATCTTGTGTGTCTTCCAAGCTGTGTAGGTGGTTTAAAATCTCTCAAAGATCTCAATCTTtctggttgcttaaagcttgACAACTTGCCAGATGAGTTGGGTCATATTGCTTGTTTGGAGAAGCTTGATGTGAGTGGTAGTGGCATAAGAAAAGTGCCCTCCTTTATTCGTCTTTTGAAAAACCTCAAAGAATTATCTTTTGCTAGATGTAAAGCACAGTCACCTAAATCATGGAATATGATGTTCAACCCCTTTCAGTTATTGCGAAAAAAAAGTCACATTCCCACAGGATTGTCATTGACTTGTTTATCTGGTTTGCATTCATTAACCTACCTGGATCTAAGTGACTGCAATCTTTCTGAAGAAGCAATCCCCAGTGATTTTGGATGCTTAGCCTCATTGAGAATATTACATTTGAGCAAAAATCAATTTGTTGGACTACCTAAGAGCATCAGCCAACTCTCTAGACTTGAATATCTTCGCTTGGATTCGTGCTGCAAGCTTCAAACTTTGCCAGAGCTTCCAACTCGTTTATGGGTAAACCTCAGCAACTGCATTTCATTAGACAAATCGTCCAATCAAGTGGAAAAAATGATCAGTACTCACTTTTTCAAAATGGTGGAGAATGAAAGCTATAAGAGTACAGCACTTTCATTGCTAACACGCTACTTGAAGTTTCAACATTGGAGATTTTCGGTACAGTCTAACCGTAATTTGTTTTGCTTTGTTGCTCCTGGAAATGAAATACCAGAGTGGTACTATCACCAAAGTGTGGGGTCTTTGATAACTGTGGAGCTGCATCCAGGTTGGTTTAATAACAAGTGGAAGGGATTCGCCTGGTGTGTCATTTTTAGACTCTCCAAACCATTCTCGCCTTGGGTTGAGTTTAAATTGCAGTGCTCATTGACGGCCAATGGAGAGTATTTGGGTGGCAGTTTTGTAAATTTTGAGGGAAAGTGGGCTCAACCTGTGTTGGATCACATTTGGTTCTTCTATGTGCACCGTGATGATGGAATTGGATACTTTTTTAAACATGAGTGGCAGGATATCTACTATCAGCTTGAATTCTCATTTAAACTCACCATGAAGGAGTTCGGGAAGAAAGTGGCAATTCCGCAAATGAACAAGTGTGGGGTCCGTATGGCATATGAGGAAGATGTGGAGGAGTTTTGGCAAACATTATTGAAACAGGGCAATATCAAGCGAGGCCTTCAACACTCTGAAGATGATGATGCAGCATCTAGTAGTCCAAGTCAGGCTCATCCAAAAAGATTTAAACAACTCCACCATGACGGCGCAGGACCCTGTGGAACCCCATACATTAATGACCAGAAACATGGTTAA